In the Streptomyces formicae genome, one interval contains:
- a CDS encoding class I adenylate-forming enzyme family protein: MESETDNEPLAEELARALAAPAAETVWARAGTEVTWDRLRAEVAALEEDFAARGIGPGSAVAVRMTPSFSYLWTVLALWSRGAQVVLVDPRSTRAEVDRMLALCAPGHLIDSGDAGAVRVEFRDTCASRITARPEGRAARTAHALIQFTSGSTGHPKAIGRTAASLLAELDRFAALPEMPRAGERVLLGNSLTHSFGLLGGVLHALRASATLLFAPDARPRTLLTTLAEQRAHVLFGVPFHFELLTRVSAPVPLPDLRLAVSGGEALRVEVYERFEERYGVRIGQAYGMTETGIAAVDLAGAHRPPVVGLPAPGMELDVRAGELYIRTDASPYAYAEGGAADRYADGWLRTHDRCRIDANGVLSLHGRTDALVVVGGLKVDLREVELALAAHPDVTEVVVLFENAIEAFVGVRGGTAARDLQDWCRERLSLYKVPRRFEVAPAIPRTSNGKLLRDRDALVARMGAAVPSGATA, translated from the coding sequence GTGGAGAGCGAAACCGACAACGAACCCCTCGCCGAGGAACTCGCGCGGGCGCTGGCCGCCCCGGCCGCCGAAACGGTCTGGGCGCGGGCCGGGACCGAGGTGACCTGGGACCGCCTTCGCGCTGAAGTCGCCGCGCTGGAAGAGGACTTCGCGGCGCGCGGCATCGGCCCCGGATCGGCCGTGGCCGTGCGGATGACACCGAGCTTCAGCTATCTGTGGACCGTCCTGGCGCTCTGGTCGCGCGGCGCACAGGTCGTCCTCGTCGACCCGCGCTCGACCCGGGCCGAGGTGGACAGGATGCTCGCCCTGTGCGCGCCGGGCCACCTGATCGACTCGGGCGACGCGGGGGCGGTCCGCGTCGAGTTCCGCGACACCTGCGCATCACGGATCACCGCGCGTCCCGAGGGGCGCGCGGCCCGCACCGCGCACGCGCTGATCCAGTTCACCTCGGGCTCCACGGGACACCCGAAGGCGATCGGCCGCACGGCGGCGTCCCTGCTCGCCGAACTCGACCGGTTCGCCGCCCTGCCCGAGATGCCCCGCGCCGGTGAACGGGTGCTGCTCGGCAACTCGCTGACGCACTCCTTCGGTCTGCTCGGCGGCGTGCTGCACGCGCTCCGCGCGAGCGCCACCCTGCTGTTCGCACCGGACGCCAGGCCCCGCACGCTCCTGACCACCCTCGCGGAACAGCGGGCGCACGTCCTGTTCGGCGTGCCCTTCCACTTCGAGCTGCTCACCCGCGTGTCCGCCCCGGTCCCCCTGCCCGACCTGCGCCTCGCCGTCTCCGGCGGCGAGGCGCTGCGCGTCGAGGTGTACGAACGGTTCGAGGAGCGGTACGGGGTCCGGATCGGCCAGGCGTACGGCATGACCGAGACCGGCATCGCCGCCGTCGACCTGGCGGGGGCGCACCGGCCCCCGGTGGTGGGCCTCCCGGCCCCGGGCATGGAACTCGACGTACGGGCGGGCGAGTTGTACATCCGCACGGACGCCTCCCCGTACGCGTACGCGGAGGGCGGCGCGGCGGATCGGTACGCCGACGGCTGGCTGCGCACGCACGACCGCTGCCGCATCGACGCGAACGGCGTGCTCTCGCTGCACGGCAGGACCGACGCCCTGGTGGTGGTCGGCGGGCTCAAGGTCGACCTCAGGGAGGTCGAACTGGCCCTGGCCGCGCACCCCGACGTCACCGAGGTGGTGGTGCTCTTCGAGAACGCCATCGAGGCGTTCGTGGGCGTGCGGGGCGGCACGGCGGCCCGCGACCTCCAGGACTGGTGCCGCGAGCGGCTCAGCCTCTACAAGGTCCCGCGCCGGTTCGAGGTCGCCCCCGCGATCCCGCGCACGAGCAACGGAAAGCTCCTGCGCGACCGCGACGCGCTCGTCGCCCGCATGGGCGCGGCCGTCCCGAGCGGGGCCACGGCATGA